A window from Leptospira meyeri encodes these proteins:
- a CDS encoding alpha/beta fold hydrolase, producing MTPSLLEHINSGKTVEIDDLRFFYLDEGKGEEIILLLPGFLTTSYNYRKLVNLLSNHYRVIALDFLGTGFSTRPDGPLSHRLQAHYLAPFLEKVVGDKKVHVVAFDYALPILCFTFKEHANQYKSLSILGGFMNLPKFRFYFPLHFLRLPLFGEVFSFLFRPPLLRLFYKLFLVKKTHQLTFEWEKTMYHLLFEGKARKNTLEFVRNVDRSTHALREIEEGAKNFVGLRQIYLGEEDFRISPNQTEYMKETLRTSSLVFLPAKHLPMEECPEVVFEKLHYFVDSFSHKKTKTFHFNKQNKD from the coding sequence ATGACACCCAGTTTGTTAGAACATATCAATTCTGGAAAAACAGTAGAAATTGATGACTTACGTTTTTTTTATTTAGATGAAGGGAAGGGAGAGGAAATCATTCTCCTACTCCCTGGTTTTTTGACTACATCATATAATTATCGTAAGCTGGTAAATCTTTTATCCAATCATTATAGGGTAATCGCACTTGATTTTTTAGGAACAGGATTTAGTACAAGACCAGATGGGCCACTTTCCCATAGGCTCCAAGCGCATTATTTGGCTCCTTTCCTTGAGAAAGTCGTTGGTGACAAAAAGGTTCATGTTGTTGCTTTCGATTATGCACTTCCAATTCTTTGTTTTACATTTAAGGAACATGCAAACCAATATAAATCCTTATCTATTTTAGGTGGGTTTATGAACTTGCCGAAGTTTCGTTTTTATTTTCCTCTTCATTTTCTCCGTTTGCCCTTATTTGGTGAAGTTTTTTCTTTTTTATTTCGTCCGCCCCTTCTTCGTTTGTTCTATAAACTATTCCTCGTGAAAAAAACGCACCAGCTTACATTCGAATGGGAAAAGACAATGTATCATTTGTTATTCGAAGGAAAGGCTAGAAAAAACACTTTGGAGTTTGTTCGTAATGTGGATCGATCTACTCATGCCTTACGTGAGATAGAAGAAGGAGCCAAAAATTTTGTGGGCCTTCGCCAAATTTATTTAGGAGAAGAAGACTTTCGTATTTCTCCAAATCAAACCGAATACATGAAAGAAACACTTAGGACAAGCAGCCTTGTTTTTTTACCAGCCAAACACCTCCCTATGGAAGAATGTCCAGAAGTTGTTTTTGAAAAACTTCACTACTTTGTAGATTCCTTCTCGCATAAAAAAACTAAAACCTTCCATTTCAACAAACAAAACAAGGATTAA
- a CDS encoding GlmU family protein has product MNLLLDDSKRNPSLDPLSRFHSFFEWNLGGITLLEKLERKYPGAKIYYKGPNPEFEKLIFNRYPHVLPANLESFDSIYSSDSYLPWELLGTVTSIIEDTLTLEKDWKRFRQKYKAKQSGFHIVGKDKHLYIHPQATIYPGVVFDTTHGPILIEDGVKISSFSFLEGPLFVGKNTQIDNARITGGCLIGNQCRIGGEVENSIILDYTNKHHEGFLGHSFVSTWVNLGALSTTSDLKNNYGIVKLKIGDSVINTGTIKFGSLIGPFTKLAIGVMSNTGTVFDIASNIVESRVQGYVPAFTWIKPGGRYRLEEYLFDTKKIMARRGMNLFEFEEEYLRKLYGSLTE; this is encoded by the coding sequence GTGAACCTTCTACTTGACGATTCCAAAAGAAATCCGTCTCTTGATCCCTTATCCAGGTTTCATTCTTTTTTTGAATGGAATCTCGGCGGTATCACTTTACTTGAAAAATTAGAACGCAAATACCCTGGTGCCAAGATTTATTATAAGGGCCCCAATCCTGAATTTGAAAAACTAATCTTCAATCGGTATCCGCATGTTTTGCCTGCAAACTTGGAATCTTTTGATTCAATATATAGTTCCGATTCCTATTTGCCTTGGGAACTTTTAGGTACTGTCACTTCTATTATTGAAGATACGCTTACTTTGGAAAAAGATTGGAAGAGGTTTCGTCAGAAGTACAAAGCAAAACAATCTGGTTTTCATATTGTTGGAAAAGACAAACACCTCTACATTCATCCGCAGGCGACAATTTATCCTGGTGTTGTTTTTGATACAACTCATGGCCCAATACTAATTGAAGATGGAGTCAAAATTTCTTCTTTTAGTTTTTTGGAAGGTCCTCTCTTTGTTGGAAAAAATACGCAAATCGATAATGCTCGAATCACCGGGGGATGTCTTATTGGAAACCAATGTCGGATTGGTGGGGAAGTAGAGAACTCTATCATTTTAGATTATACCAACAAACACCATGAAGGTTTCCTCGGTCATAGTTTTGTTTCGACTTGGGTGAATTTAGGTGCTTTATCCACAACTAGTGATTTAAAAAACAATTATGGAATTGTGAAGTTAAAGATTGGCGATTCGGTAATCAACACTGGAACCATAAAGTTTGGATCTCTTATTGGTCCTTTTACAAAACTTGCCATTGGTGTGATGTCCAATACAGGAACGGTTTTTGATATTGCGAGTAATATCGTTGAATCCAGAGTCCAAGGGTATGTGCCAGCCTTCACTTGGATAAAACCTGGCGGTCGTTACCGTCTGGAAGAATATCTTTTTGATACCAAAAAAATCATGGCACGACGTGGGATGAATCTTTTTGAATTTGAAGAAGAGTATTTGAGAAAATTATACGGAAGTCTTACGGAGTGA